A genome region from Candidatus Edwardsbacteria bacterium includes the following:
- the rpsL gene encoding 30S ribosomal protein S12, whose translation MPTINQLIRHGRKTKSKKTKAPALKNCPQKRGVCTRVYTTTPKKPNSALRKVAKVRLSNGIEILSYIPGEGHNLQEHSIVMVRGGRVKDLPGVRYHIVRGTLDTSGVDGRKRSRSLYGTKRAKK comes from the coding sequence ATGCCGACCATCAACCAACTGATCCGACACGGTAGAAAAACCAAGTCCAAAAAGACCAAGGCTCCGGCTCTCAAGAACTGTCCCCAGAAGCGCGGGGTCTGCACCAGGGTCTATACCACCACCCCCAAGAAGCCCAACTCGGCCCTGCGCAAGGTGGCCAAGGTCCGGCTGTCCAACGGCATCGAAATATTGTCCTACATCCCCGGCGAGGGTCACAACCTGCAGGAGCACTCCATCGTGATGGTGCGGGGCGGCCGGGTCAAGGACCTGCCCGGCGTGCGCTACCACATCGTCCGCGGGACCCTGGACACATCGGGGGTGGATGGCCGCAAGAGAAGCCGCTCGCTGTACGGCACCAAACGCGCCAAGAAATAA